The Apodemus sylvaticus chromosome 22, mApoSyl1.1, whole genome shotgun sequence genome includes a region encoding these proteins:
- the Wipi2 gene encoding WD repeat domain phosphoinositide-interacting protein 2 isoform X1 yields MNLASQSGEAGAGQLLFANFNQDNTSLAVGSKSGYKFFSLSSVDKLEQIYECTDTEDVCIVERLFSSSLVAIVSLKAPRKLKVCHFKKGTEICNYSYSNTILAVKLNRQRLIVCLEESLYIHNIRDMKVLHTIRETPPNPAGLCALSINNDNCYLAYPGSATIGEVQVFDTINLRAANMIPAHDSPLAALAFDASGTKLATASEKGTVIRVFSIPEGQKLFEFRRGVKRCVSICSLAFSMDGMFLSASSNTETVHIFKLEAVREKPPEEPTTWTGYFGKVLMASTSYLPSQVTEMFNQGRAFATVRLPFCGHKNICSLTTIQKIPRLLVGASDGYLYMYNLDPQEGGECALMRQHRLDGSMETTSEIVDSASHDCPLATQTYGTAAAKGAYVPSSPTRLGKGQDANLEAYTDDLGAVGGACLEDEASALRLDEDSEHPPMILRTD; encoded by the exons ATGAACCTGGCGAGCCAGAGCGGAGAGGCCGGCGCCGGCCAGCTGCTGTTCGCCAACTTCAACCAGGATAACAC GTCCCTAGCTGTTGGTAGTAAGTCCGGGTATaagtttttctccctttcttctgtggATAAGCTGGAACAGATCTATGAATGCA CTGACACTGAAGATGTCTGCATTGTGGAGAGATTGTTCTCAAGCAGCTTGGTGGCCATTGTCAGCCTCAAAGCCCCCAGGAAGCTGAAGGTCTGCCACTTTAAGAAGGGCACCGAGATATGCAACTACAGCTACTCCAACACAATCCTGGCCGTGAAGCTGAACAGGCAG AGGCTCATCGTGTGTCTGGAAGAGTCACTCTATATACACAACATCCGGGACATGAAGGTACTTCATACCATCCGAGAGACACCCCCAAACCCTGCAG GCTTGTGTGCACTGTCAATAAACAATGACAACTGCTACTTGGCATATCCAGGGAGTGCGACCATTGGAGAGGTGCAGGTCTTCGACACCATTAACTTG agaGCTGCAAACATGATCCCAGCTCATGACAGTCCCTTAGCAGCCCTGGCTTTTGATGCAAGTGGGACCAAGCTTGCCACCGCTTCTGAGAAG GGGACTGTGATTCGGGTGTTTTCCATTCCAGAAGGACAGAAACTGTTTGAGTTCAGGAGAGGAGTGAAGAG GTGTGTGAGCATCTGCTCCCTGGCCTTCAGCATGGACGGCATGTTCCTCTCCGCATCCAGCAACACCGAGACAGTGCATATCTTCAAACTTGAGGCCGTGAGGGAAAA ACCTCCGGAAGAGCCCACCACCTGGACCGGCTACTTTGGGAAGGTTCTCATGGCATCTACAAGCTACCTGCCCTCACAAGTGACAGAAATGTTCAACCAGGGCAGGGCCTTTGCCACCGTCCGCCTGCCATTTTGTGGCCACAAGAACATCTGCTCACTAACCAC AATTCAGAAGATCCCACGGTTGCTGGTAGGAGCATCGGATGGCTATTTGTACATGTATAACCTGGACCCCCAGGAAGGCGGCGAGTGTGCGCTGATGCGTCAGCACAG GCTCGATGGCAGCATGGAGACGACCAGTGAAATTGTGGACTCTGCGTCTCACGACTGCCCCCTAGCAACACAGACATATGGCACAGCAGCTGCCAAAGGGGCCTATGTGCCCTCGTCCCCCACCAGACTTGGTAAAGGGCAGGACGCCAACTTAGAAG
- the Wipi2 gene encoding WD repeat domain phosphoinositide-interacting protein 2 isoform X2, whose protein sequence is MDTKPRLSLAVGSKSGYKFFSLSSVDKLEQIYECTDTEDVCIVERLFSSSLVAIVSLKAPRKLKVCHFKKGTEICNYSYSNTILAVKLNRQRLIVCLEESLYIHNIRDMKVLHTIRETPPNPAGLCALSINNDNCYLAYPGSATIGEVQVFDTINLRAANMIPAHDSPLAALAFDASGTKLATASEKGTVIRVFSIPEGQKLFEFRRGVKRCVSICSLAFSMDGMFLSASSNTETVHIFKLEAVREKPPEEPTTWTGYFGKVLMASTSYLPSQVTEMFNQGRAFATVRLPFCGHKNICSLTTIQKIPRLLVGASDGYLYMYNLDPQEGGECALMRQHRLDGSMETTSEIVDSASHDCPLATQTYGTAAAKGAYVPSSPTRLGKGQDANLEAYTDDLGAVGGACLEDEASALRLDEDSEHPPMILRTD, encoded by the exons ATGGATACCAAGCCCAGGTT GTCCCTAGCTGTTGGTAGTAAGTCCGGGTATaagtttttctccctttcttctgtggATAAGCTGGAACAGATCTATGAATGCA CTGACACTGAAGATGTCTGCATTGTGGAGAGATTGTTCTCAAGCAGCTTGGTGGCCATTGTCAGCCTCAAAGCCCCCAGGAAGCTGAAGGTCTGCCACTTTAAGAAGGGCACCGAGATATGCAACTACAGCTACTCCAACACAATCCTGGCCGTGAAGCTGAACAGGCAG AGGCTCATCGTGTGTCTGGAAGAGTCACTCTATATACACAACATCCGGGACATGAAGGTACTTCATACCATCCGAGAGACACCCCCAAACCCTGCAG GCTTGTGTGCACTGTCAATAAACAATGACAACTGCTACTTGGCATATCCAGGGAGTGCGACCATTGGAGAGGTGCAGGTCTTCGACACCATTAACTTG agaGCTGCAAACATGATCCCAGCTCATGACAGTCCCTTAGCAGCCCTGGCTTTTGATGCAAGTGGGACCAAGCTTGCCACCGCTTCTGAGAAG GGGACTGTGATTCGGGTGTTTTCCATTCCAGAAGGACAGAAACTGTTTGAGTTCAGGAGAGGAGTGAAGAG GTGTGTGAGCATCTGCTCCCTGGCCTTCAGCATGGACGGCATGTTCCTCTCCGCATCCAGCAACACCGAGACAGTGCATATCTTCAAACTTGAGGCCGTGAGGGAAAA ACCTCCGGAAGAGCCCACCACCTGGACCGGCTACTTTGGGAAGGTTCTCATGGCATCTACAAGCTACCTGCCCTCACAAGTGACAGAAATGTTCAACCAGGGCAGGGCCTTTGCCACCGTCCGCCTGCCATTTTGTGGCCACAAGAACATCTGCTCACTAACCAC AATTCAGAAGATCCCACGGTTGCTGGTAGGAGCATCGGATGGCTATTTGTACATGTATAACCTGGACCCCCAGGAAGGCGGCGAGTGTGCGCTGATGCGTCAGCACAG GCTCGATGGCAGCATGGAGACGACCAGTGAAATTGTGGACTCTGCGTCTCACGACTGCCCCCTAGCAACACAGACATATGGCACAGCAGCTGCCAAAGGGGCCTATGTGCCCTCGTCCCCCACCAGACTTGGTAAAGGGCAGGACGCCAACTTAGAAG